The Vibrio agarivorans genome window below encodes:
- a CDS encoding ATP-binding protein, which produces MAPATSAALTLIRGLPGSGKSTLAKQLAADYAAEHFEADMYFVNEQGDYVFDPMQLSQAHDWCQTASLQALNCGLNVVVSNTFVQLWEIEPYLKMARSLDKRVEIIEVNGEYESVHDVPAKTIAVMRRKWRAIPKQWQKSIQVTSYANE; this is translated from the coding sequence ATGGCTCCAGCAACAAGCGCAGCTCTCACACTTATTCGTGGTCTACCGGGTTCAGGGAAATCAACACTGGCTAAACAGCTGGCCGCGGATTATGCGGCTGAACATTTTGAAGCCGATATGTATTTCGTCAATGAACAAGGCGATTATGTGTTTGACCCTATGCAGCTTTCCCAAGCACATGATTGGTGCCAAACTGCGAGCTTACAAGCGCTCAACTGTGGACTCAACGTAGTGGTTTCAAATACGTTTGTGCAGCTTTGGGAAATAGAACCTTATTTAAAGATGGCAAGGTCATTGGATAAACGTGTAGAAATAATCGAGGTGAACGGCGAGTATGAGTCTGTTCACGATGTACCCGCTAAGACGATCGCGGTGATGAGGCGTAAGTGGCGAGCGATTCCAAAGCAGTGGCAAAAATCCATACAAGTAACGAGTTATGCCAATGAATAA
- a CDS encoding GNAT family N-acetyltransferase gives MNKNSLSQVDLVIRAATTTDLEALNEMMYCLHDEHHQMYAELFKPADQIEKSIAHYIDHPECLVLVAEHQQQVIAFVSGYFGQYQSPVSQPVLMGSIDELYVLSAYRRFGVGAQLLERMQRDFTHYGAKYLFVEVWDSNTAGVEFYRRLGFVNHIHCLAKPLT, from the coding sequence ATGAATAAAAATAGTTTATCCCAGGTAGATCTGGTGATTCGAGCTGCAACCACGACGGACTTAGAGGCGCTGAATGAGATGATGTATTGTCTGCACGACGAGCACCATCAGATGTATGCAGAGCTATTTAAACCAGCGGACCAGATAGAAAAATCTATCGCCCACTATATTGATCACCCAGAGTGCCTTGTATTGGTTGCCGAGCATCAACAACAAGTGATTGCTTTTGTATCAGGGTATTTTGGTCAGTATCAATCCCCCGTCAGTCAACCTGTGTTGATGGGGAGCATCGATGAGCTGTATGTGTTGAGCGCTTATAGAAGGTTTGGTGTTGGAGCGCAATTATTGGAACGTATGCAGCGCGATTTTACCCATTATGGTGCGAAATACTTGTTCGTAGAGGTGTGGGATAGCAACACTGCCGGTGTTGAGTTTTATCGCCGTCTTGGTTTTGTGAATCACATACACTGTTTAGCTAAACCATTAACCTAA
- a CDS encoding NUDIX hydrolase: MKQPLWIALLLFLFSSLLQAEDFSVPNGVRGSLCIVHADHKVVMVKETFSRKLSLPGGTISKGEDPKLTAQRETWEEAGLVVNPVRKLGYTDTAVVYECVPQSKVVAFSHRQGLKGKALPAWFAPHFGIEVKDVLAIEPLLVDASDYRYPEQWPAITQWVSEVTSYPIQYVEDLVSNGNAWQRFELRLLSNLYQLAEGQTLFKSLIELCVLVSNLILSPVFLGLSLVVAAWKGGVVVAQKLLFIQLLTVLMAVVAKFGFALPAPGQFLGLLSEQNIALSFPSVRAALLAATCTFVIRLVYIPLVILLSGFVLLLLACLGMFLQYQVFVTDILFGVVLGYFVARHFFKLAVSQETQLAKITQTKAAWLMLTLLAAVFAWTWYATSLLQVTALSGTVLLIMLCFGERPLAQATLNPVATSMSIALGYFLSEYLHTFVASSAVFSLLVEVLYMPIILTLIYVPTLIARKLNDKPK; encoded by the coding sequence TTGAAACAGCCGCTATGGATAGCATTACTGCTTTTTTTGTTTAGCTCACTACTGCAAGCCGAGGATTTTTCTGTCCCCAATGGTGTGAGAGGCTCTTTGTGTATTGTCCATGCCGATCATAAAGTCGTGATGGTAAAAGAGACCTTTAGCCGTAAATTGTCACTACCGGGCGGTACAATCTCAAAAGGGGAAGATCCTAAGCTCACCGCGCAGCGAGAGACATGGGAAGAGGCTGGGCTGGTAGTCAACCCAGTGCGAAAGTTGGGATATACCGACACCGCTGTGGTTTACGAGTGTGTTCCGCAGTCAAAAGTGGTCGCCTTCTCACATCGACAGGGATTAAAAGGTAAAGCGTTACCCGCGTGGTTTGCACCCCATTTTGGTATTGAAGTGAAAGATGTTCTGGCGATTGAGCCACTCCTTGTCGATGCAAGCGACTATCGTTATCCAGAGCAGTGGCCAGCAATCACCCAATGGGTAAGTGAAGTGACCTCCTATCCAATCCAGTATGTGGAAGATTTAGTCAGTAACGGCAATGCGTGGCAAAGGTTTGAGCTGAGGCTATTGAGCAATCTCTATCAACTGGCGGAGGGGCAAACTCTCTTTAAGTCGCTTATTGAGCTATGTGTATTGGTTAGTAACCTGATACTTTCGCCAGTGTTTTTAGGTTTAAGTCTTGTTGTCGCCGCTTGGAAAGGTGGTGTTGTAGTCGCACAAAAGCTTCTATTTATTCAACTTCTTACCGTATTGATGGCGGTTGTTGCCAAGTTTGGCTTTGCACTGCCAGCCCCAGGGCAGTTTCTAGGTTTGCTTTCCGAGCAGAATATAGCGCTGAGCTTTCCATCCGTCAGGGCAGCACTGTTAGCAGCCACTTGTACGTTTGTCATTCGCCTAGTCTACATTCCATTAGTGATACTACTCAGTGGTTTTGTGCTGTTACTCTTAGCGTGTTTAGGCATGTTCTTACAGTATCAGGTGTTTGTAACAGATATCCTCTTTGGTGTTGTATTAGGTTATTTTGTCGCTCGTCATTTCTTTAAATTGGCGGTATCCCAAGAAACACAACTGGCTAAGATAACTCAGACAAAGGCCGCATGGTTAATGCTTACGTTGTTGGCGGCCGTATTTGCATGGACGTGGTATGCCACTTCTTTATTACAGGTAACAGCACTTTCAGGCACGGTATTGCTTATCATGCTGTGCTTTGGCGAAAGACCGTTAGCGCAGGCTACACTTAATCCAGTCGCGACCTCTATGAGTATCGCTCTGGGCTACTTTCTTTCAGAGTACCTGCATACGTTTGTAGCTTCGAGTGCGGTCTTTTCGCTGCTCGTAGAGGTGTTGTATATGCCGATAATTTTGACGTTAATCTATGTTCCTACCCTTATCGCGCGAAAGTTGAACGATAAACCTAAGTGA
- the queE gene encoding 7-carboxy-7-deazaguanine synthase QueE — protein sequence MYKLNEIFETIQGEGSFTGVPSVFIRLQECPVGCSWCDTKQTWEAEPQNETDFGEVIAKQQDSETWCQATAQQLVEIYQQQGFNAKHIVITGGEPCIYDLTELALAFEVIGCRCQIETSGTSEVRTTDSTYVTVSPKIAMKGKLPVLESALRRANEIKHPVGTSKDIEQLDELLSGVELRSDVIIALQPISQKPRATELCIDTCIKRNWRLSIQTHKYLSIA from the coding sequence TTGTACAAGCTCAATGAGATCTTCGAGACAATCCAAGGGGAAGGCAGCTTTACTGGCGTGCCTTCTGTTTTTATTCGATTACAAGAGTGTCCTGTAGGTTGTTCTTGGTGTGACACTAAGCAAACCTGGGAAGCGGAACCGCAAAATGAAACCGATTTTGGTGAAGTGATTGCAAAGCAGCAGGATTCAGAAACTTGGTGTCAAGCCACAGCACAGCAGTTAGTTGAGATTTATCAACAGCAAGGCTTTAATGCTAAGCACATTGTCATTACGGGTGGTGAGCCATGCATCTACGACTTGACTGAACTCGCACTCGCGTTTGAAGTTATTGGGTGTCGTTGCCAAATTGAAACAAGTGGTACCAGCGAAGTACGTACGACAGATTCTACTTACGTGACCGTGTCACCAAAGATTGCCATGAAAGGTAAACTGCCAGTATTAGAATCAGCACTGCGCCGTGCCAATGAAATTAAGCATCCTGTTGGCACCAGTAAAGACATAGAGCAGCTTGATGAATTGCTCTCAGGTGTAGAGCTGCGTTCAGATGTGATTATCGCCTTACAACCAATCAGTCAAAAGCCACGCGCGACAGAGTTGTGCATTGATACCTGTATTAAGAGAAACTGGCGTCTTTCGATTCAAACTCACAAATACTTGAGCATTGCATAA
- the queC gene encoding 7-cyano-7-deazaguanine synthase QueC, producing the protein MKKAVVVFSGGQDSTTCLVQALKQCDEVHAITFDYGQRHKQEIEVAQKLAASLGVKAHKVMDVGLLNELAISSLTRDDIPVSHELQENGLPNSFVPGRNILFLTLAGIYAYQIGAQSVITGVCETDFSGYPDCRDEFVKSMNDALVKGMDRQLDIVTPLMWLNKAETWALADKFDALQLVREQTLTCYNGIIGDGCGDCPACHLRSEGLNSYLDNKEAVMADLESKSQ; encoded by the coding sequence ATGAAAAAAGCAGTTGTAGTATTCAGCGGTGGACAAGACTCGACCACTTGCCTTGTTCAAGCATTAAAGCAGTGTGATGAAGTACATGCAATCACGTTTGATTATGGCCAACGCCACAAGCAAGAGATTGAAGTAGCACAAAAGCTGGCAGCCTCCTTAGGCGTTAAAGCACATAAAGTAATGGATGTGGGCCTATTGAACGAACTGGCGATCAGTTCTCTAACTCGTGATGACATTCCTGTCTCCCATGAGCTGCAAGAAAATGGCTTGCCGAACTCGTTTGTACCTGGCCGCAATATTCTTTTCCTAACGCTTGCGGGGATCTACGCTTACCAGATTGGCGCGCAGTCAGTCATTACCGGTGTTTGTGAGACGGACTTCTCTGGCTACCCTGATTGCCGAGATGAGTTTGTTAAGTCGATGAATGACGCGCTAGTTAAAGGAATGGATCGTCAACTAGACATCGTGACACCACTGATGTGGCTCAACAAAGCCGAAACGTGGGCTCTAGCCGATAAGTTTGACGCCTTACAATTAGTTCGAGAGCAAACTCTAACTTGTTACAACGGAATTATTGGCGATGGCTGTGGAGACTGCCCTGCATGTCATCTACGCTCTGAAGGTCTTAATAGTTATTTAGATAATAAAGAAGCTGTGATGGCAGACTTAGAGTCTAAAAGCCAATAA
- a CDS encoding LysR family transcriptional regulator, whose product MELKLLKSFIAVATHRSFSKAAKELHTVQPAISRHITSLEDELGTSLFFRTSREVIITAAGEQLLKDAVKIIAQTEKTKQAVIKASKGTIGSLKIGYLGGATLSFLPRLVREYIVENPNIDVDLIEMTASEQADALSKRDIDISFSRPLPDAVSQDYISTNIYVDKLMAVVPITHTLANLSSINLKQLEDDAFVLFEREQAVGLFDTIITQCGMAGFSPKIKKQPQSMQSVLTQVASGLGVSIVPYAIRDLRSEGCCFLDLDSIDVKITLVMTHHLHSQSPSTLAFSELIKSQIHGIALAMK is encoded by the coding sequence ATGGAACTGAAACTATTAAAAAGCTTTATCGCGGTAGCGACACATCGCAGCTTTTCAAAAGCAGCAAAAGAACTGCATACAGTGCAACCAGCGATAAGTCGCCATATTACAAGCTTGGAAGATGAACTCGGTACGAGCTTGTTCTTTCGAACCTCACGTGAAGTTATCATTACAGCAGCAGGTGAGCAGTTACTAAAAGATGCCGTTAAAATCATAGCTCAAACAGAGAAAACCAAACAAGCGGTGATTAAAGCATCTAAAGGGACAATAGGAAGTTTAAAGATTGGTTACCTTGGTGGTGCTACGCTTAGCTTCTTACCTAGACTCGTGCGGGAGTATATTGTAGAGAATCCTAATATAGATGTTGACCTTATCGAAATGACGGCCTCTGAGCAGGCTGATGCCTTATCAAAGCGCGACATTGATATCAGTTTCTCTCGTCCCTTACCAGATGCTGTGTCACAAGACTATATTTCAACCAATATCTATGTTGATAAATTGATGGCAGTAGTCCCTATTACCCATACTCTTGCTAATCTGTCCTCGATTAATTTGAAGCAGTTGGAAGATGACGCTTTTGTCTTGTTTGAACGCGAACAAGCTGTAGGGTTGTTTGATACCATCATTACTCAATGCGGTATGGCAGGCTTCTCACCTAAGATAAAGAAACAGCCACAGAGCATGCAATCAGTGCTGACCCAAGTTGCATCTGGGCTCGGTGTATCAATCGTACCTTATGCTATAAGAGATTTAAGAAGTGAGGGTTGCTGCTTTCTCGATCTTGACTCTATTGATGTGAAAATTACATTGGTCATGACACACCATTTGCATTCTCAATCGCCATCAACTCTAGCTTTCTCTGAATTGATAAAAAGTCAGATACATGGCATCGCACTCGCAATGAAATAA
- a CDS encoding MFS transporter, producing the protein MSKTKIETLSTGRLFLMSSAVSATAANLYYNQPILPKIGAELGLTSEQLGSVPAAGQIGYAAALLFLSPLGDTLPRKRLIAILSVLLVLSSLVAFSASSLIALVMACFAIGLSANITQQLIPFAASLSTPETKGKVIGTLMTGLTVGILLSRTVSGFVGEQFGWRAVFVMSATIAALFGVFLYVFLPTNTPTSKIPYPKLVASMATLIKQHTALRSSALTGALWFASFNALWATLALHVSESPFNYNAQQAGMFGVIALAGVVGAKVSGSLVSRFGSRNMISMALSIIVVGFIISGLFADSLIGLIVGIILIDLGVFSAQVSNQVRVFSIDPQAQSRINGIYMLGYYLGGAFGSYAGIQSFELAGWGGVVGFSIVAVTLSFIVNRASEK; encoded by the coding sequence ATGTCTAAAACGAAAATTGAAACCCTGAGCACAGGACGTTTGTTTCTTATGTCGAGCGCAGTCTCGGCAACTGCTGCGAATCTTTATTACAACCAACCGATTCTACCTAAGATTGGCGCAGAACTTGGCTTAACAAGTGAACAGCTTGGCTCTGTGCCTGCTGCGGGACAAATTGGTTATGCTGCCGCACTGCTTTTCCTATCTCCATTGGGAGACACTCTGCCACGCAAGCGTCTTATCGCAATCCTTTCTGTGCTTTTGGTGCTTTCATCTTTAGTCGCATTTTCGGCATCAAGCTTGATTGCTCTGGTTATGGCTTGTTTTGCGATTGGTCTAAGTGCCAATATTACTCAACAGTTAATCCCTTTTGCAGCATCACTCAGCACTCCTGAAACAAAGGGTAAAGTGATCGGCACTCTAATGACGGGGTTAACCGTTGGTATTCTGCTATCACGTACCGTGAGTGGCTTCGTAGGTGAACAATTTGGGTGGCGTGCAGTCTTTGTGATGTCTGCAACTATTGCTGCTCTCTTTGGTGTTTTCCTCTATGTCTTTTTACCGACAAATACGCCAACATCAAAGATCCCTTACCCTAAACTTGTTGCAAGTATGGCAACCCTGATTAAGCAACACACGGCTCTACGTAGCTCTGCATTAACAGGGGCACTGTGGTTTGCCTCATTCAACGCGCTTTGGGCAACGCTAGCTCTACATGTTAGTGAATCACCATTTAACTACAATGCTCAGCAAGCGGGTATGTTTGGTGTTATTGCATTAGCTGGTGTCGTTGGAGCAAAGGTGTCAGGTTCACTCGTCAGTAGATTTGGCTCTCGCAATATGATTAGTATGGCGTTAAGCATTATCGTGGTTGGTTTTATTATTTCAGGATTGTTTGCTGATAGCTTAATTGGCTTAATTGTCGGTATTATTTTAATCGACCTCGGTGTATTCAGTGCTCAAGTGTCGAATCAAGTCCGAGTGTTTTCTATTGACCCACAAGCTCAGAGCCGTATCAATGGTATCTATATGCTCGGCTATTATCTTGGTGGTGCGTTTGGTTCATATGCTGGTATTCAATCGTTTGAACTAGCAGGTTGGGGAGGTGTAGTGGGCTTCAGTATTGTCGCTGTAACGCTGAGCTTTATTGTAAACCGAGCAAGCGAAAAATAG
- a CDS encoding AraC family transcriptional regulator: protein MLNSKNYQDPLSAMLSILNLKVAISVNAQFCGGWLLGHKTNEKSFHLISHGECILELNDKPLQYLSRGDLIIFMRKVHHTLKPSFNSSKEEERISPNQGIIASATGILCGSFAYENTKAESLMRALPDVLVIRNDSNVRRWVEPLINLIQLESQEHNLGSDLIIKKLTEALLIQAIRSFIKMGHFEVGILRLMADVKLSNAILAVQNAPEAPWTVERLAKECAMSRTAFATHFKNTSAWSPMEYVTWWRMQVAWSRLVDRETIYAVSSLVGYRSEAAFSRAFKKAFSIGPGEVRASKR from the coding sequence ATGCTTAATTCTAAAAACTACCAAGACCCACTATCTGCCATGCTGTCCATACTCAACTTAAAGGTTGCTATCTCAGTGAACGCACAGTTTTGTGGTGGATGGTTGCTTGGGCATAAAACGAATGAAAAATCCTTCCATTTAATTTCTCACGGTGAGTGTATTCTGGAGCTAAATGATAAGCCTCTCCAATACCTTTCACGTGGGGATCTAATTATTTTCATGCGTAAAGTACATCACACTTTGAAACCAAGTTTTAATTCATCAAAAGAAGAAGAACGAATTTCTCCAAATCAAGGCATTATTGCTAGTGCTACAGGGATTTTATGTGGCTCTTTTGCATATGAAAATACCAAAGCAGAAAGCTTGATGAGAGCACTCCCAGATGTACTGGTTATTCGTAATGATAGCAATGTAAGACGATGGGTTGAGCCTTTGATTAACCTTATTCAACTTGAGAGCCAAGAGCATAATTTAGGGAGTGATTTAATTATAAAAAAACTCACTGAAGCCTTGCTTATACAAGCCATACGTTCTTTTATCAAAATGGGCCACTTTGAAGTAGGTATTTTGAGACTAATGGCCGATGTAAAGTTGTCCAATGCAATACTAGCCGTACAAAATGCTCCTGAAGCCCCGTGGACGGTGGAGCGATTAGCCAAAGAATGTGCGATGTCTAGAACAGCCTTCGCGACTCATTTTAAGAACACATCGGCTTGGAGTCCAATGGAATATGTTACTTGGTGGCGAATGCAGGTTGCATGGTCAAGGCTCGTTGATAGGGAAACGATTTATGCTGTCTCATCATTGGTTGGTTATCGCTCTGAAGCAGCATTTTCTCGAGCTTTTAAAAAAGCATTTAGTATAGGCCCTGGAGAGGTAAGAGCGTCTAAAAGATAA
- a CDS encoding IS256 family transposase, with the protein MDKKALEAFAKEAAKGIKTPDDLTEFSQMLKKITVEAALNAEMEEHLGYEKHKPSKSQNSRNGKSTKRVKTEDGEFELDTPRDRLGSFDPKLVKKHQTRFTSMDDKILWLYAQGMSTRDIVNAFDEWYGAEISPSLVSRVTHAVMEEIVEWQSRPLDAIYPIVYLDCIVVKIRQDKRIINKSIFLALGINTDGQKELMGMWIAENEGAKFWLSVLTELNQRGVEDILIACVDGLKGFPDAINTVFPQTHIQLCIVHMVRNSLKYVSWKDYKAVTADLKRVYRSATEDEALLELERFGEVWDSQYPQISKSWRNHWQNLNTLFSYPEDIRRAIYTTNAIESLNSVIRKALKKRKIFPNDEAATKMVYLAIKDASKKWTMPIQNWRQAMSRFIIEFEERLEKHIN; encoded by the coding sequence ATGGATAAGAAAGCACTTGAAGCTTTTGCTAAAGAAGCTGCAAAGGGAATTAAAACTCCCGATGACTTAACTGAGTTCAGCCAGATGCTCAAAAAGATCACTGTTGAGGCGGCGCTCAACGCTGAAATGGAAGAGCATCTTGGCTACGAAAAGCACAAACCCTCAAAATCCCAAAATAGCCGTAATGGAAAGAGCACCAAGCGTGTAAAAACAGAAGACGGCGAATTTGAACTCGATACCCCTCGCGACCGTCTTGGTTCTTTTGACCCCAAGTTAGTCAAAAAGCATCAAACACGATTTACCTCTATGGATGACAAGATCTTGTGGCTCTATGCGCAGGGCATGAGCACACGCGATATAGTGAATGCTTTTGACGAGTGGTACGGAGCAGAGATATCACCCAGCCTAGTTTCGCGCGTCACACATGCAGTGATGGAGGAAATCGTGGAGTGGCAATCTAGACCGCTTGATGCCATCTATCCTATCGTTTACCTCGACTGCATTGTGGTCAAAATCCGCCAAGACAAACGCATTATCAATAAATCGATCTTCCTTGCTTTAGGCATTAACACCGATGGTCAGAAAGAACTCATGGGCATGTGGATAGCCGAAAATGAGGGGGCTAAGTTTTGGCTGAGCGTTCTAACCGAACTCAATCAACGTGGCGTTGAAGATATTCTTATCGCTTGTGTCGATGGCTTGAAGGGTTTTCCCGATGCGATCAACACCGTCTTCCCGCAAACACATATTCAGCTTTGCATCGTCCATATGGTGCGGAACTCATTGAAGTATGTGTCTTGGAAGGACTACAAGGCGGTCACAGCCGACCTGAAGCGAGTGTATCGCTCTGCTACCGAAGATGAGGCTCTACTTGAACTGGAGCGCTTTGGTGAAGTCTGGGATAGCCAGTATCCGCAAATCTCCAAGTCTTGGCGCAATCACTGGCAAAATCTCAACACCCTTTTTAGCTACCCAGAAGATATTCGTAGAGCAATTTACACGACCAATGCAATTGAGTCCCTCAATAGCGTGATCCGCAAGGCACTTAAAAAGCGTAAGATCTTCCCGAATGATGAGGCCGCAACCAAAATGGTATATCTAGCAATCAAAGACGCCAGTAAGAAATGGACAATGCCTATTCAAAACTGGCGCCAAGCTATGAGTCGGTTTATTATCGAGTTCGAGGAACGCCTGGAGAAACACATTAACTAA
- a CDS encoding peroxiredoxin family protein, translated as MRQSIKLSTGDNFPAMQATLLDGSSINLNEAYGGADWQLLVVYRGRHCPHCTRYLNQLQQYLKDLKAIGISVSAVSADSKAQLEQHLNQLEITYPIAYGLTEEQMKQLGVYISTPRSEQETDHNFSEPALFVINQHGTLQMINISNAPFFRPELSAIVKGLTFVRAQGNYPIRGTVKY; from the coding sequence ATGAGACAATCAATAAAGCTGTCAACTGGCGATAATTTTCCTGCAATGCAAGCAACTCTCTTAGATGGCTCTTCCATCAACTTAAATGAGGCTTATGGTGGCGCAGATTGGCAGTTACTCGTTGTATATCGTGGTCGTCATTGTCCACATTGTACTCGTTACTTGAATCAACTGCAGCAGTATTTGAAAGATCTAAAAGCGATTGGGATCAGTGTATCTGCGGTTTCTGCTGATTCCAAAGCTCAATTGGAACAGCACCTAAATCAATTAGAAATTACTTACCCGATAGCTTATGGACTAACGGAAGAGCAAATGAAGCAGCTTGGTGTTTATATCTCTACGCCACGCTCAGAACAAGAAACAGACCACAATTTCTCTGAGCCAGCATTATTTGTGATTAACCAACATGGCACATTGCAAATGATTAACATTTCAAATGCACCTTTCTTCCGTCCAGAACTTAGTGCTATTGTTAAAGGATTAACTTTCGTTAGAGCGCAAGGAAACTACCCTATCAGAGGTACAGTAAAATATTAA
- a CDS encoding ATP-binding cassette domain-containing protein codes for MELIFKDVTLTSPTTRLSIKDWKIHHKESWVLFCTDGTSISALFDNLGKSDDETIVDGEIDNPYSWVQVSLKEQQRLLEDELAKDDTDFLDKIDQGSTVAELISIKGMTSTKRQQLLEQLDLQHLANTGFRALSTGESRRVMLARAIALNPDGLLLDDPFAGLDIQHRQSLQHYLATLSTTMPILCGISRFEDMPAWVDKIALFGHHSLVDTFSFGEWQEHRVIKQLTSQSKRQSEKVQPLLDKHKHLSTDGDTIFKIQDGHVAYTDKVIFTGLNWQIDPLQHWQIKGPNGCGKSTLLGLIFGDHSQCYSNDIVIFGRQRGSGETIWQIKQQIGMVSSALHLQYRAGCSTLEAVISGFYDSIGLYRKPTKAQIDEALEWLEILHLSEYRNTPFRQLDYAQQRLALLARALIKHPRLLILDEPYQGLDYLGRMLFKNTVSYLVSKQLCQVLYVSHYDEDKILGIDNVLSFHFDEGLQCYRAKINTVA; via the coding sequence ATGGAACTAATTTTTAAGGACGTTACGTTAACATCCCCTACTACACGATTGTCTATCAAGGATTGGAAAATCCATCACAAAGAAAGCTGGGTTCTGTTTTGTACTGATGGTACTTCCATAAGTGCTTTGTTTGATAACTTGGGCAAATCTGACGATGAAACTATCGTAGACGGAGAGATAGACAACCCCTATTCATGGGTGCAGGTCTCTCTTAAAGAGCAGCAGCGCTTACTTGAAGATGAACTGGCTAAAGATGATACAGACTTTCTAGATAAGATTGACCAAGGCAGTACGGTTGCTGAATTGATTTCAATCAAGGGTATGACTTCAACCAAACGCCAGCAACTACTTGAGCAGCTAGACCTTCAGCACCTAGCAAATACTGGTTTCCGCGCCCTGTCTACGGGTGAAAGCCGCAGAGTCATGCTGGCCAGAGCAATTGCCCTCAATCCCGACGGGTTGTTACTCGATGACCCTTTCGCTGGCCTAGATATTCAACATCGCCAATCGCTGCAGCACTACTTAGCGACATTGAGCACTACCATGCCGATTCTCTGCGGTATTTCTCGTTTTGAAGACATGCCAGCCTGGGTCGATAAAATCGCCCTATTTGGTCATCACTCCCTAGTCGATACCTTCTCCTTTGGTGAATGGCAAGAGCACCGCGTAATCAAACAACTCACCTCACAAAGCAAACGGCAATCAGAAAAAGTTCAACCGTTGCTGGATAAACACAAGCACCTCTCAACGGATGGCGACACCATATTCAAAATCCAAGACGGGCATGTTGCCTATACCGATAAAGTCATCTTTACCGGCCTAAATTGGCAGATAGACCCATTGCAACACTGGCAGATAAAAGGACCGAATGGCTGCGGAAAAAGTACGCTACTTGGACTCATTTTTGGTGACCATTCCCAGTGTTATAGTAACGATATCGTCATCTTTGGTCGACAGCGTGGCAGTGGTGAAACAATCTGGCAAATTAAGCAGCAGATTGGAATGGTCTCTTCTGCGTTGCACCTTCAATATCGTGCAGGCTGCAGCACTCTTGAGGCTGTCATCTCAGGATTTTATGATTCTATCGGTCTTTATAGAAAGCCAACAAAAGCACAAATTGATGAAGCGCTTGAGTGGTTGGAGATTCTTCATTTATCGGAATATCGAAATACACCATTTCGTCAACTCGATTATGCACAGCAACGCCTGGCCTTACTTGCTCGTGCACTGATCAAACACCCCAGATTGCTGATCTTAGATGAGCCCTATCAAGGTTTAGATTATTTGGGCAGAATGCTTTTCAAAAACACAGTAAGTTATCTCGTCAGTAAACAACTATGCCAAGTTCTATATGTGTCTCACTATGATGAAGACAAAATCTTAGGAATAGATAATGTACTTAGCTTTCATTTTGATGAAGGATTACAATGTTATCGAGCAAAAATTAACACCGTGGCATAA
- a CDS encoding DUF2750 domain-containing protein, with protein sequence MTKLTDNIDANLELFISETKDTAKVWGLRNEDGWLAVDSTEFENSEVMPFWSNEADAKLHNVEEWADFEVLEIPLDIFVEDWLITLDEDGVLVGPNWNDKLEGKEVEPADMAKKYL encoded by the coding sequence ATGACTAAACTGACAGATAACATTGACGCTAACCTAGAGCTATTTATTAGCGAAACTAAAGACACCGCAAAAGTATGGGGTCTGCGTAACGAAGATGGTTGGTTGGCTGTAGATTCAACCGAATTTGAAAACTCTGAAGTGATGCCATTTTGGTCAAATGAAGCCGATGCAAAACTTCACAACGTTGAAGAATGGGCTGATTTCGAAGTGTTGGAAATTCCACTTGATATTTTTGTTGAAGATTGGCTAATCACACTCGACGAGGATGGTGTGCTTGTGGGTCCTAACTGGAACGACAAGCTAGAAGGTAAAGAAGTAGAGCCAGCAGATATGGCGAAGAAATACCTTTAA